Below is a genomic region from Nitrospira sp..
CGTTGATCGCTTGAGAGCAGGTCATTGAACGTCGCGCCATCGAACAACGCCTCATCGAGCAATTCCGAGAAGACATGCGTCCTCCCGAAATACGGAGACCAGAGCCGAAACCAATTCTGAGGAGACCGTAAGACCCGTGAACGCAGCTCGCTCTCCCAATCCTTTCGGAGGAAGCGATATTCGAAATCATGAAAGATCCGGTCGTGATAGAGGGCATAGTAGGCGGCCGTGAAACTGCCGCCGGAGAGCGCGTTGATCACGGTGAGTTCATCGACGAGCGTCTTGCGATACCCTTCCCACACGATCGGCGTTCTCGCCAATTCGCGCAGGACGCCGTAGGACAGCGCCGAGGCGCGCGCACCGCCGCCGGAGAACGACGCCACGATGAAGAGACTGTTCGTATTGCCGGACACGGACGGAGGCAGGTTCGCGAAGCGATAGCCGTACTCGGAATTCCACCGAGGCAGCGGCTCGTTCATGGTGGGGCGGACAAACTCGCAGCCGACGATCAGACACGACAGAGCAAGCGCTATCCGGACGCCCGACCGCTTCATGACGACGGAAGGGTACAGAATCACCCGTGAGCCGTCAAGGTCACGGCCGGCAGTTCACCTAGCCTATTACATGTACGGGTTTCGCCTGAGACACGATGCGGAACGAGTCCGGATGCACCTGTCTGCTTCTCCCGAGAGCGCTCAAAACGGACAGAGGAGCGCCTCTCCCAGCGGCTTGCCTCCGTCGATGAAAACACGACGCCCCTCCACCCGCAGTCGGCCTTCGGCGAAGAGTTCCACGGCGCGCGGATAGATTCGGTGTTCCTGCTCGAGAATGCGCGCGGCCAGCGTGTCCGGTGTGTCGCCGTCCAGAACCGGAACCGCCGCCTGGAGAATGATCGGCCCTTCGTCGACGCCTTCGGTCACGAAATGCACGGTGCATCCGGCAAGTTTGCATCCCCAGTCGATGGCCTTCCTTTGCACGTCCAATCCGGGGAAGGCCGGCAACAGGGACGGGTGAATGTTCATCATTCGATTGGCATAGGCCTCGATCAGCAGGCTCGTAACGATCTTCATGTAGCCGGCCAATAAGACCAAATCGACCTCATGCCGGCGGAGCACCTCCAGCAAGGCTTGGTCATATGCTTCCCGGCTGTCCGGTCGGCCGGCAAAGGGTTTGGGATCGACGAATATGTCCGAGAGCCCATGTTTCCTGGCCCGCTCCAGTGCTGCGGCATCCTGCTTATTGCTGATGACCGCGACGATCGTGGCGTCAATCCGACCCGCCTCGATCGCGTCGATGACAGCCTGCAGATTGGAGCCGCGGCCGGACGCCAGCACGGCAATGCGAAGTGGGGCGGC
It encodes:
- the purN gene encoding phosphoribosylglycinamide formyltransferase → MSTSRAAPLRIAVLASGRGSNLQAVIDAIEAGRIDATIVAVISNKQDAAALERARKHGLSDIFVDPKPFAGRPDSREAYDQALLEVLRRHEVDLVLLAGYMKIVTSLLIEAYANRMMNIHPSLLPAFPGLDVQRKAIDWGCKLAGCTVHFVTEGVDEGPIILQAAVPVLDGDTPDTLAARILEQEHRIYPRAVELFAEGRLRVEGRRVFIDGGKPLGEALLCPF